A single Pseudomonadota bacterium DNA region contains:
- a CDS encoding 2-dehydropantoate 2-reductase encodes MKIAVIGPGALGCLLAASLGAANEIWLLDRDPERARQIGNQGIILDENGKRLNVRVNVSANSSNVPEVDLVLLCVKSASVSSAINAWMSVVTKGRPLLIALQNGIAHLDILPVAMPGRWALGVTAQGATLAGPGVVMHRGNGPTRIGFPSGVTISEEERIQLQRAAAVLSASGIATETTDDILVHVWNKLLINVGINALTAIHDCPNGRLLDSPGILKTMQDAVLEGAAVAEALGIRIDRNPVARTIEVCRATAANVSSMLQDVRRRRKTEIEAINGAVVTKGVKTGVAVPVNEELVRKVKGIEGGFH; translated from the coding sequence ATGAAGATAGCGGTCATTGGTCCGGGGGCTCTCGGCTGTCTGCTGGCGGCCTCTCTTGGGGCGGCAAATGAAATCTGGCTCCTGGATCGTGATCCGGAAAGAGCCAGGCAGATCGGCAACCAAGGAATCATTCTTGACGAGAATGGAAAACGCCTGAATGTCAGGGTGAATGTATCTGCAAACAGTTCAAATGTTCCGGAAGTTGATCTTGTTCTGCTCTGCGTGAAATCTGCAAGCGTCTCATCAGCCATAAATGCCTGGATGTCTGTTGTTACCAAAGGTCGTCCGTTACTGATCGCCCTGCAGAACGGGATCGCTCATCTTGACATCCTGCCGGTTGCGATGCCCGGCAGATGGGCGCTTGGGGTTACCGCCCAGGGTGCGACTCTGGCCGGCCCGGGGGTGGTGATGCATCGTGGCAATGGGCCGACCAGAATCGGTTTCCCATCAGGCGTGACAATTTCCGAAGAGGAGAGAATCCAGCTGCAGAGGGCGGCAGCGGTCCTTTCGGCAAGCGGTATTGCGACGGAAACGACTGATGATATCCTGGTCCATGTCTGGAACAAGCTTTTAATTAATGTCGGGATCAACGCCCTGACCGCGATTCATGATTGTCCCAACGGCCGGTTGCTTGACTCTCCTGGAATTCTCAAGACCATGCAGGACGCAGTGCTTGAGGGGGCGGCGGTTGCGGAGGCGCTCGGTATCCGGATCGACCGCAATCCCGTTGCCAGGACCATTGAAGTCTGTCGGGCAACAGCCGCCAATGTTTCCTCCATGCTTCAGGATGTCCGGAGAAGAAGAAAGACCGAAATTGAGGCGATCAACGGGGCGGTGGTCACGAAAGGGGTTAAAACGGGGGTTGCCGTTCCGGTCAATGAAGAGCTGGTCCGCAAGGTGAAGGGAATTGAAGGCGGATTTCACTGA
- the metK gene encoding methionine adenosyltransferase: MSTYHFTSESVSEGHPDKVADQISDAVLDSILAQDKRARVACETLVTTGMVVIAGEITTSAWVDMPQIVRNTVQEIGYNSSDMGFDSQSCAVLTSIDKQSADIAVGVDEGTGLDLDQGAGDQGLMFGYACDQTRVLMPMPITYAHRLVKKQSEVRKAGRLPWLRPDAKSQVTIEYVDRKPSRIEAVVLSTQHSPDVSYDDLKEGVMEEIIKPILPSAMIDANTKFFINPTGRFVIGGPVGDCGVTGRKIIVDTYGGMGSHGGGAFSGKDPSKVDRSSSYMGRYVAKNIVAAGLASEVEVQVAYAIGISKPVSVNVNSFGTGKLSDEKITKLILEHFDLRPKAIIQQLDLLRPIYLKTAAYGHFGREDSDFTWERTDRAEELKDAAGL, encoded by the coding sequence ATGAGCACCTATCACTTTACTTCCGAGTCTGTTTCCGAAGGGCACCCTGACAAGGTTGCGGATCAGATTTCAGACGCTGTCCTTGATTCCATTCTCGCCCAGGACAAAAGGGCCAGGGTGGCCTGCGAGACTCTGGTGACAACCGGGATGGTGGTCATTGCCGGAGAAATCACGACCAGCGCCTGGGTTGATATGCCGCAGATCGTCAGGAACACCGTGCAGGAGATCGGCTACAATTCCTCTGACATGGGGTTTGATTCGCAATCATGCGCTGTTCTGACCAGCATCGACAAGCAATCCGCCGATATCGCGGTTGGGGTTGATGAAGGTACCGGGCTCGATCTGGACCAGGGGGCCGGTGATCAGGGACTGATGTTCGGGTACGCCTGTGATCAGACGAGGGTCCTGATGCCGATGCCGATTACCTATGCCCACCGGCTGGTTAAAAAACAGTCGGAAGTCCGCAAGGCGGGCCGGTTGCCATGGCTGCGCCCAGACGCCAAGAGCCAGGTCACCATCGAATATGTGGACCGGAAGCCTTCGCGGATTGAGGCTGTAGTTCTTTCCACCCAGCACTCACCGGATGTTTCTTATGATGATTTAAAGGAAGGAGTGATGGAGGAGATCATCAAACCGATCCTGCCTTCCGCGATGATTGATGCCAATACCAAATTTTTTATCAATCCCACCGGCCGTTTTGTTATCGGCGGACCGGTCGGCGACTGCGGGGTGACCGGGAGAAAGATCATTGTCGACACTTATGGCGGCATGGGTTCTCACGGCGGCGGCGCTTTCTCAGGCAAGGATCCGTCCAAGGTTGATCGCTCTTCATCCTATATGGGTCGGTATGTGGCCAAGAATATCGTGGCTGCCGGGCTCGCTTCCGAGGTTGAAGTCCAGGTGGCCTACGCTATCGGGATCTCAAAGCCGGTCTCAGTGAATGTCAATTCCTTCGGCACCGGCAAACTGAGCGATGAAAAGATCACCAAACTGATCCTGGAACATTTCGATTTGCGACCGAAAGCGATTATCCAGCAACTTGATCTGTTAAGGCCTATCTACCTTAAAACGGCGGCGTATGGCCATTTTGGTCGTGAGGATAGTGATTTTACCTGGGAAAGAACGGATCGGGCCGAAGAGTTGAAAGACGCGGCCGGGTTATAA
- the ahcY gene encoding adenosylhomocysteinase: MTNKVIENNDYKVADLGLADWGRREVAIAETEMPGLMATREEYAGKKPLAGARIAGCLHMTIQTAVLMETLVELGAEVRWSSCNIFSTQDHAASAMVAAGIPTFAWKGENEEEFWWCIKQTIFGPDGWKPNMILDDGGDLTQIMHEKYPELMKDVKGISEETTTGVHRLNEMMADGSLMAPAFNVNDSVTKSKFDNLYGCRESLLDGIKRATDVMIAGKVAVVCGYGDVGKGCAQAFRGMGAQVIVTEIDPICALQAAMEGYRVMTMDQAAPLGNIFVTCTGNLRVIDRSHMDRMQDQSIVCNIGHFDSEIDIAAIRELKWENIKPQVDHVIFPDGKKIIVLAEGRLVNLGCATGHPSFVMSNSFTNQVMAQIELWQNSDKYENKVYFLPKSLDEKVARLHLSKIGATLTTLTQKQAAYIGVPVDGPYKPEYYRY, encoded by the coding sequence ATGACCAATAAAGTGATTGAGAACAATGATTATAAAGTTGCCGATCTGGGCCTGGCCGACTGGGGCAGGCGGGAAGTGGCGATTGCCGAAACCGAAATGCCCGGCCTGATGGCTACCCGGGAGGAATATGCCGGCAAGAAACCTCTTGCCGGGGCCAGAATAGCCGGTTGTCTGCACATGACCATCCAGACTGCGGTCTTGATGGAGACTCTGGTCGAGCTTGGCGCCGAGGTCCGCTGGTCGTCCTGCAATATTTTTTCCACCCAGGACCATGCGGCGTCAGCCATGGTTGCTGCCGGCATTCCTACCTTTGCCTGGAAAGGAGAAAATGAAGAGGAGTTCTGGTGGTGTATCAAGCAGACCATTTTCGGACCTGATGGCTGGAAACCGAACATGATCCTGGATGATGGCGGTGACCTGACCCAGATCATGCATGAAAAGTACCCGGAGCTGATGAAAGATGTCAAAGGCATCAGCGAAGAAACCACCACCGGCGTGCATCGGTTGAACGAAATGATGGCGGACGGGTCGTTGATGGCCCCTGCCTTCAATGTCAATGACTCGGTCACCAAGTCAAAATTCGACAATCTGTATGGCTGTCGGGAGTCCCTGCTGGACGGCATCAAGCGGGCCACCGATGTGATGATCGCCGGCAAGGTAGCGGTGGTCTGCGGCTATGGTGATGTGGGCAAGGGTTGTGCCCAGGCCTTCCGCGGCATGGGCGCCCAGGTGATTGTCACCGAGATTGACCCGATCTGTGCCCTGCAGGCCGCCATGGAGGGATACCGGGTCATGACCATGGATCAGGCCGCGCCTCTTGGCAATATCTTTGTCACCTGCACCGGGAACCTGCGGGTCATTGACCGCTCGCATATGGACCGGATGCAGGACCAGTCGATCGTCTGCAATATCGGTCATTTTGACAGCGAAATCGATATTGCCGCCATTCGCGAATTGAAATGGGAGAATATCAAACCCCAGGTTGACCACGTGATCTTCCCCGACGGCAAAAAGATTATCGTTCTCGCCGAGGGCCGGCTGGTGAATCTCGGCTGTGCCACGGGGCACCCGAGTTTCGTAATGAGCAACTCCTTCACCAATCAGGTGATGGCCCAGATTGAGCTCTGGCAGAATTCCGACAAATACGAGAACAAGGTCTATTTTCTGCCGAAGTCTCTCGATGAGAAGGTTGCCAGACTTCACCTGAGTAAAATCGGCGCCACGCTCACCACCCTGACCCAGAAACAGGCTGCCTATATCGGTGTGCCGGTTGATGGGCCGTACAAGCCGGAATATTATCGCTATTAG
- a CDS encoding NAD(P)H-dependent oxidoreductase, whose amino-acid sequence MKKTLVIFAHPDVEHGSIANRIILSHLSKMAGVEIRDLHKMYPDFKIDRQKEQKALLGADLIIFQFPFYWYSTPGILKQWQDEVLTYGFAYGSAGNKLDCKEFVVSTTIGGPAESYCSEGFNNFTVDELLKPLEQMANLAGMKFNRPIISHNMIYIPDVYNKADEVAARAEEHAKKLVAFIEEKSC is encoded by the coding sequence ATGAAAAAAACCCTGGTTATTTTTGCCCATCCCGATGTGGAACACGGATCTATTGCCAACCGGATCATCCTGTCGCATCTTTCGAAAATGGCTGGAGTCGAGATTCGGGACCTGCACAAGATGTATCCGGATTTCAAAATTGACCGGCAAAAGGAACAGAAGGCGCTGCTGGGTGCCGACCTGATTATTTTTCAGTTCCCTTTCTACTGGTACAGTACGCCGGGGATTTTGAAACAGTGGCAGGATGAGGTGCTGACCTATGGATTTGCCTATGGATCTGCCGGGAACAAGCTCGACTGCAAGGAGTTTGTTGTCTCAACCACCATCGGCGGCCCTGCGGAATCCTACTGCAGTGAGGGCTTCAACAATTTTACCGTCGATGAACTGCTGAAACCGCTGGAGCAGATGGCAAATCTCGCGGGGATGAAATTCAACCGACCGATCATTTCCCATAACATGATTTACATCCCGGATGTTTACAACAAGGCCGATGAGGTCGCGGCAAGGGCCGAGGAACACGCAAAAAAACTGGTTGCCTTCATTGAAGAGAAGTCCTGTTGA
- a CDS encoding biotin--[acetyl-CoA-carboxylase] ligase — MNPVDPLWQEMKATGRLGTLPVTMLNETTSTNTLALEAARRGAETNSIILAETQSMGRGRLGRKWLSPPGTGLYFSMILRPELDPADLAKITLAAGLAVCRGVSTVTGLKPVIKWPNDLLIGGKKFAGILTETEAMAGENKPVVILGIGMNINTKPTQFPNDLQEKATSLSIFSGREICRGSLLKEVAEEIIQVVSRLEKEGFSGILAEWNLHDGTRNRELVWVSRNGTTVRGVSLGPDQDGLLRVRDQQGTVYEILSGDIELASPGGLPE; from the coding sequence ATGAACCCGGTCGATCCCCTGTGGCAGGAAATGAAGGCAACAGGCCGTCTTGGCACGCTGCCGGTCACCATGCTCAACGAGACAACCTCAACCAACACCCTGGCCCTGGAAGCTGCTCGCCGGGGGGCCGAAACCAACTCGATCATCCTCGCTGAAACCCAGAGTATGGGACGTGGCAGACTTGGCCGGAAATGGCTTTCTCCGCCCGGCACCGGCCTCTATTTTTCGATGATTCTGCGCCCGGAGCTTGATCCGGCGGACCTCGCCAAAATCACCCTGGCCGCGGGACTTGCCGTCTGCCGTGGGGTTTCCACCGTCACCGGCCTGAAACCAGTGATCAAATGGCCGAACGACCTGCTTATTGGGGGGAAAAAATTCGCCGGAATCCTTACCGAAACCGAGGCCATGGCAGGAGAGAACAAGCCGGTGGTGATCCTCGGGATCGGCATGAATATCAACACCAAACCCACTCAGTTTCCGAACGATCTGCAGGAAAAAGCGACCTCCCTCAGCATTTTCAGCGGCAGAGAAATCTGCCGCGGATCGCTCCTCAAAGAAGTCGCCGAAGAAATTATCCAAGTGGTTTCCCGTCTTGAAAAGGAGGGATTTTCAGGAATCCTTGCCGAATGGAATCTGCACGATGGCACCAGAAATCGGGAACTTGTCTGGGTCTCCCGGAATGGTACCACGGTCAGAGGCGTTTCGCTGGGTCCCGACCAGGATGGCCTTCTCAGGGTCAGGGATCAGCAGGGAACTGTCTACGAAATTCTCTCGGGAGATATTGAACTTGCCTCTCCAGGAGGCTTGCCGGAATGA
- the surE gene encoding 5'/3'-nucleotidase SurE — protein MRNPPLILVTNDDGVNAPGLLALADEMRKISRTVIIAPDRDSSAASHSLTMQRPLRVRELEADIYSIDGTPTDCIIIGTGKVLAEKPALVVSGINPGPNLGDDISYSGTVSAAIEATMVGIPSFAVSQAGDAPFDYAFAAALAGRIARNILNLGLPPDTLLNVNVPENPVAGTTGIAFTRQGRRSYDGAIQEISDPWGRPYYWIGGGTPSWDDGESTDTGTVQAGHVSITPLHLDRTNYGARDYLAGGWADALTIGEKP, from the coding sequence ATGCGCAACCCACCTCTTATCCTTGTCACCAATGACGACGGCGTCAACGCTCCGGGTCTTCTTGCCCTGGCTGACGAAATGCGGAAAATCAGCCGCACGGTAATCATCGCCCCCGACCGGGACAGCAGTGCGGCCAGCCATTCTCTCACCATGCAGCGTCCATTAAGAGTCCGGGAACTTGAGGCTGATATTTACAGCATTGACGGGACCCCCACCGATTGCATCATTATCGGAACCGGCAAGGTGCTCGCCGAAAAGCCGGCCCTGGTGGTATCCGGGATAAACCCGGGCCCGAATCTCGGTGACGATATCAGCTATTCCGGAACCGTTTCCGCCGCCATCGAGGCCACGATGGTGGGAATCCCTTCCTTTGCGGTTTCCCAGGCCGGAGACGCCCCATTCGACTATGCTTTTGCCGCAGCTCTCGCCGGCCGGATTGCCAGAAATATCTTGAACCTCGGACTGCCGCCGGACACCCTGCTCAATGTCAATGTCCCGGAAAACCCCGTCGCAGGAACTACCGGGATAGCTTTTACTCGGCAGGGCAGGCGCAGTTATGACGGAGCGATTCAGGAAATCAGTGATCCCTGGGGCCGCCCATATTACTGGATCGGAGGAGGAACCCCATCCTGGGATGACGGCGAAAGCACCGACACCGGAACCGTGCAGGCCGGACATGTCTCCATCACCCCGCTCCACCTCGACCGGACCAACTACGGAGCCCGGGACTATCTTGCCGGTGGCTGGGCGGATGCTTTGACCATTGGCGAAAAACCATGA
- a CDS encoding 4-oxalocrotonate tautomerase family protein — protein sequence MPYVNIRLAGRISKEQKAEICKGVTRVVCDVTGKPDSSVLIFIDECEHENISSGGVLLKKPS from the coding sequence ATGCCATACGTGAACATCAGACTGGCAGGTCGTATCAGCAAAGAGCAGAAAGCAGAGATCTGCAAAGGGGTGACCAGGGTGGTCTGTGATGTAACCGGCAAGCCGGACAGTTCGGTTTTGATCTTTATCGATGAATGTGAACATGAGAATATTTCTTCGGGCGGTGTTCTGCTTAAAAAACCCAGCTGA
- the ligA gene encoding NAD-dependent DNA ligase LigA, with translation MSDLEDARCRLAGLREQINFHAHRYYVLDDPAISDGEYDRLFQELLTLEEEHPSLVTADSPSQRVGAEPLAVFNTVEHRLPMLSLENAFSDDDLVAFQDRLYRFLNSPEPISYVAEPKLDGLAVELVYVKGILSTGSTRGDGWTGEDITANIKTIPAIPLRLNLDEPPGILEIRGEVFISKAGFRKLNDQRAQDGENLFANPRNAAAGSLRQLDSRITAKRPLDIFVYGISDPDGLKCKSQTEVLEFLARCGFKVNPLARSCRHLDEVLAHFHHLRGIRHDLPYEIDGMVVKVDSVQLQQRLGTKARSPRWAIACKFQAVQATTTLLDVEFQVGRTGAITPVAILEPVNVGGVTVSRATLHNEDEIRRKDLKKNDRVLVQRAGDVIPEVVAPIKDARTGNESAIVMPEKCPACETQLTRREGEVALRCENLQCPAQKLRALAHFAGKSGLDIEGFGMRSMEQLFEAGLVTDLPGLYRLTEADLAALPGWGEKSATNARAALEKSKTPVLSRFIAALGIRYVGEVTAQLLEDHFRSLEKIIHLTEEELSEVEGIGPQVSSSLIEFFHNERILAMLSSLQSLGVSVQSREESVSGKPLSGRVFLFTGTLGSFSRSEAKARVKSLGGQVASALSRKVTDVVCGEKPGSKLSKARDLGLAILSEDDFKMVINRS, from the coding sequence ATGTCCGATCTTGAAGACGCACGGTGTCGTCTGGCCGGGTTGCGCGAGCAGATAAATTTCCATGCCCATCGTTACTATGTTCTGGATGATCCGGCGATCTCCGACGGCGAATACGATCGTCTTTTTCAGGAGTTGCTGACCCTCGAAGAGGAGCATCCTTCTCTTGTCACGGCAGATTCACCAAGCCAGCGGGTCGGCGCTGAACCGCTGGCCGTATTCAATACCGTAGAACATCGGTTGCCGATGCTCAGTCTTGAAAATGCCTTTTCCGATGATGACCTTGTTGCCTTCCAGGACCGTTTGTATCGCTTTCTCAACAGCCCGGAACCCATTTCCTATGTGGCGGAACCGAAGCTTGACGGGCTGGCGGTGGAGCTTGTTTACGTAAAAGGGATCCTGAGCACCGGTTCCACCAGAGGTGATGGGTGGACCGGCGAGGACATCACCGCCAACATCAAAACCATTCCCGCCATTCCGTTACGGTTGAATCTCGATGAACCTCCTGGGATTCTTGAAATTCGGGGCGAGGTGTTTATTTCGAAAGCGGGATTTCGGAAACTGAATGATCAGCGCGCCCAGGATGGAGAAAACCTTTTTGCCAACCCGAGAAATGCGGCCGCAGGATCATTAAGACAGCTCGACTCCAGGATTACGGCGAAGCGACCCCTTGATATTTTTGTTTACGGGATCAGTGATCCGGACGGGCTCAAGTGTAAAAGCCAGACGGAGGTTCTCGAATTTCTGGCCCGGTGCGGTTTCAAGGTGAACCCTCTGGCCAGGAGCTGCCGGCACCTGGATGAGGTCCTGGCCCATTTCCATCATTTAAGAGGGATCAGGCACGATCTTCCGTATGAGATAGACGGGATGGTGGTGAAGGTCGATTCCGTACAGTTGCAGCAGAGACTTGGGACCAAGGCCAGAAGTCCGAGATGGGCGATTGCCTGTAAATTTCAGGCGGTTCAGGCCACGACCACTCTGCTCGACGTAGAATTTCAGGTGGGCCGCACCGGGGCGATCACGCCGGTGGCCATCCTTGAACCGGTGAATGTGGGCGGGGTAACGGTAAGCAGAGCCACTCTGCATAATGAAGACGAAATCAGGCGCAAGGATCTGAAAAAGAATGATCGGGTCCTGGTCCAGAGGGCCGGTGATGTCATCCCGGAAGTTGTGGCCCCGATCAAAGACGCCAGAACCGGAAATGAGTCGGCGATCGTGATGCCTGAAAAGTGCCCTGCCTGCGAAACGCAATTGACCAGAAGAGAGGGTGAGGTTGCACTCAGATGCGAAAATCTCCAGTGCCCGGCCCAGAAGCTCCGGGCACTGGCGCATTTTGCTGGCAAATCAGGTCTAGATATCGAAGGGTTCGGGATGCGCTCCATGGAGCAGCTTTTCGAGGCCGGTCTGGTGACCGACCTTCCGGGCCTGTACCGCCTGACCGAGGCCGATCTGGCCGCGCTTCCAGGCTGGGGGGAGAAATCTGCGACAAACGCCAGGGCGGCCCTGGAGAAAAGCAAAACCCCTGTCCTGAGCCGGTTTATCGCGGCCCTTGGCATTCGCTATGTGGGCGAGGTGACCGCCCAGCTTTTGGAGGATCATTTTCGTTCGCTGGAGAAAATAATTCATCTGACTGAGGAAGAACTTTCGGAAGTTGAAGGTATCGGTCCCCAGGTAAGTTCAAGTCTGATTGAGTTTTTTCATAATGAGCGGATTCTCGCTATGCTGTCCTCGCTTCAGTCACTTGGTGTTTCGGTGCAAAGCAGGGAAGAATCGGTATCAGGCAAACCTTTGTCCGGCAGGGTGTTTTTATTTACCGGCACCCTTGGCTCTTTTTCCAGAAGTGAAGCCAAGGCACGAGTAAAGTCTTTGGGTGGGCAGGTGGCGTCGGCTTTGAGCCGGAAAGTTACCGATGTGGTCTGTGGAGAGAAGCCGGGCAGCAAATTATCCAAAGCGCGTGATTTAGGCCTTGCAATTCTCAGTGAAGATGATTTTAAAATGGTGATAAACCGCTCATAA
- a CDS encoding acylphosphatase produces the protein MAKKRVHVVVHGKVQGVYFRMYAQAEGQKLGLGGWVKNRPDGVSIETAIEGDEEKVNQMLHWLEHEGSPGSEVTKIEIREERPFGETPGGYNIRY, from the coding sequence ATGGCAAAAAAGAGAGTTCATGTGGTCGTGCACGGCAAGGTGCAGGGTGTGTATTTTCGGATGTATGCCCAGGCGGAAGGCCAGAAACTGGGGCTTGGCGGATGGGTGAAGAACCGGCCGGATGGGGTGTCCATCGAAACGGCCATCGAGGGTGATGAAGAAAAGGTCAACCAGATGCTGCACTGGCTCGAACATGAAGGGTCGCCCGGTTCGGAAGTGACCAAAATTGAAATCAGGGAGGAGCGTCCTTTTGGCGAGACTCCCGGCGGCTATAATATCAGATATTGA
- a CDS encoding TusE/DsrC/DsvC family sulfur relay protein, producing MPTIEHNGKSFTVDEDGFLTKGMEEWNNDWVDYVKSVEGISELTDEHTKVIDTLQEYYKKNGIAPMVRILSKTTGFPLKRIYELFPSGPGKGACKMAGLPKPTGCV from the coding sequence ATGCCAACAATCGAGCATAACGGCAAAAGCTTTACGGTTGATGAGGACGGCTTCCTGACCAAAGGAATGGAAGAGTGGAATAACGACTGGGTTGATTACGTCAAAAGCGTTGAGGGTATCTCAGAACTGACCGACGAGCACACCAAAGTTATCGACACTCTGCAGGAGTACTACAAGAAGAATGGTATTGCTCCGATGGTACGTATTCTTTCCAAAACCACCGGTTTCCCGCTGAAGAGAATTTACGAGCTGTTCCCGTCAGGCCCTGGTAAAGGAGCCTGTAAAATGGCTGGTCTTCCCAAGCCTACCGGCTGCGTATAA
- a CDS encoding anaerobic ribonucleoside-triphosphate reductase activating protein: MSFKNIKGFIDTSFIDWPGRSCAVLFLAGCNFRCPFCHNHPLVVNPGALTSFTLTDILEQLKPLRKWLGGICVSGGEPTLDPDLRDLLQHLHGEGFELKIDTNGSNPDILQSLLEQNLVQMISMDVKTVFVQQQYDTICGTHVDLEKIKQSIRLIKKSGIDHEFRITVIPAFHTKKDIAAWVEQLGTDSVLKLQNYKPDSVMNPDLSGMNVFSPDQFRDLENIVESVSRDITV; this comes from the coding sequence GTGAGCTTCAAAAACATCAAGGGGTTTATTGACACCTCATTCATAGACTGGCCGGGGCGCAGTTGCGCGGTCCTGTTTCTTGCGGGGTGCAACTTCCGCTGCCCTTTCTGCCACAACCATCCGCTGGTCGTAAACCCGGGTGCGCTCACCTCGTTTACCCTGACGGATATTCTTGAACAGTTGAAACCACTCCGGAAATGGCTTGGCGGGATTTGCGTTTCCGGGGGGGAACCTACCCTTGACCCGGATCTTCGCGATCTTCTGCAACATCTGCATGGCGAAGGATTCGAATTGAAAATTGACACCAACGGCAGCAACCCCGATATTTTACAATCGCTCCTGGAACAAAATCTGGTCCAGATGATCTCAATGGACGTGAAAACGGTTTTCGTCCAGCAACAATACGATACAATCTGCGGAACCCACGTCGATCTGGAAAAGATCAAACAAAGCATCCGTCTGATTAAAAAGAGCGGGATCGACCATGAGTTCAGGATAACGGTCATCCCTGCATTTCACACAAAAAAGGATATCGCAGCATGGGTCGAACAGCTGGGGACAGATTCCGTGTTGAAACTGCAGAATTACAAACCCGATTCGGTAATGAATCCAGACTTGTCAGGCATGAATGTTTTTTCGCCTGACCAATTTAGAGATCTTGAAAATATCGTTGAATCGGTCTCCCGAGATATCACTGTATAA